A single window of Coffea eugenioides isolate CCC68of chromosome 7, Ceug_1.0, whole genome shotgun sequence DNA harbors:
- the LOC113777636 gene encoding 60S ribosomal protein L44 gives MVNVPKTKKTYCKSKECKKHTLHKVTQYKKGKDSLAAQGKRRYDRKQSGYGGQTKPVFHKKAKTTKKIVLRLQCQGCKHVSQHPIKRCKHFEIGGDKKGKGTSLF, from the exons ATG GTTAACGTTCCAAAGACAAAGAAGACATACTGCAAATCCAAGGAGTGCAAAAAGCACACCTTGCACAAGGTTACACAGTATAAGAAAGGGAAGGATAGTCTTGCTGCTCAGGGAAAGCGTCGTTATGATCGCAAACAATCAGGTTATGGTGGACAGACCAAGCCCGTCTTCCACAAAAAG GCCAAAACTACAAAGAAGATTGTGCTAAGGCTGCAATGCCAGGGTTGTAAGCACGTTTCACAGCACCCTATCAAG AGGTGCAAGCACTTTGAAATTGGTGGTGATAAGAAGGGAAAGGGGACCTCTCTGTTCTAA